A single region of the Borrelia hermsii DAH genome encodes:
- the rsmG gene encoding 16S rRNA (guanine(527)-N(7))-methyltransferase RsmG — MINYFELSLKNLGVSFTSESIDKLKFYIKRVLLFGSRFNLVSKNDLRFDAVLLHALDSVVGFPIIKDNNPHQVLDVGSGAGFPGIILAIFDNSRKYVLLERSNKKVTFLRMMSLELGLDNVKVLERDVADEKDKYEFITIRAFRDIREYASILRLILKNGGLIMAYKGRFDKIKFEISHIESLFSKIEIKESAISDAKERNFLLLYK; from the coding sequence ATGATAAATTATTTTGAACTTTCTTTGAAAAATTTGGGAGTGTCCTTTACTTCAGAAAGTATTGATAAGTTAAAATTTTATATAAAGAGGGTTTTATTATTTGGTAGTAGGTTTAATTTGGTATCAAAGAATGATTTGCGCTTTGATGCAGTACTTTTACATGCTCTAGATTCTGTGGTTGGATTTCCTATTATTAAAGATAATAATCCACATCAAGTACTTGATGTGGGTAGTGGAGCAGGATTTCCAGGGATTATCTTGGCTATTTTTGATAATTCTAGGAAATATGTTCTTCTGGAACGTAGCAATAAAAAGGTTACTTTTTTAAGGATGATGAGTTTAGAACTTGGGTTAGATAATGTAAAGGTTTTAGAACGTGATGTTGCTGATGAGAAAGATAAATATGAATTTATTACAATCAGGGCTTTTAGGGATATAAGAGAATATGCAAGTATTTTGAGATTGATTTTAAAGAATGGGGGTTTGATTATGGCTTATAAGGGAAGATTTGATAAGATTAAGTTTGAAATTAGTCATATTGAAAGCTTGTTTAGCAAAATAGAAATAAAAGAATCAGCAATTAGTGACGCTAAAGAGAGGAATTTTCTTTTGCTTTATAAATAG
- the infA gene encoding translation initiation factor IF-1, protein MNTKEEAIETEGIVKESLPNTMFRVELKNGHVVLAHLSGKMRKHFIKIVPGDKVKVELSPYDLTKGRIVYREK, encoded by the coding sequence TTGAACACTAAAGAAGAAGCCATTGAAACTGAAGGTATTGTTAAAGAATCTCTTCCTAACACAATGTTTAGGGTAGAACTTAAAAATGGGCATGTAGTTCTAGCACACCTATCTGGAAAAATGAGAAAACATTTTATAAAAATAGTTCCTGGAGATAAAGTGAAAGTTGAGTTATCGCCTTATGATCTTACAAAAGGAAGAATAGTATATAGAGAGAAATAA
- a CDS encoding vWA domain-containing protein, producing the protein MLTFNEPLYLFLLVILPVIIYFSHFFKRRGGKVKFPISVYGNFGSIKLRDYGLNLLYFLTYTFFYLAIVVMILTLAGPSISKKKMTYLSNGADIVIVLDISPSMGAIEFSSKNRFEFAKELIKYFAYQRENDNIGLVAFAKEASLIVPLTIDRDFFSRKLDDIYIMDLGNGSALGLGVSIALSHLKHSEAPKRSVIVLTDGVVNSDEVYKDQVINLAQGLNVKIYSIGIGSGEELSVGFKLRSGKFYQGTLREVYDPSMLLEIASKTGGLFYSVSDDFSFKLAIQDFSKKENVERKVRITVDNDDVYNEFLLIIFCLLILYFIFSKVFLKEVL; encoded by the coding sequence ATGTTAACATTCAATGAGCCTTTATATTTATTTTTACTTGTAATTCTTCCAGTAATAATTTATTTTAGCCATTTTTTTAAGCGTAGAGGAGGAAAAGTTAAATTTCCAATATCTGTTTATGGAAATTTTGGTTCTATAAAATTAAGGGATTATGGATTGAATTTGTTATATTTCCTAACTTACACTTTCTTTTATTTGGCGATAGTAGTTATGATCTTAACCTTAGCAGGCCCTTCTATTTCGAAGAAAAAAATGACTTATCTTAGTAATGGAGCTGATATTGTTATTGTGCTGGATATATCTCCCAGCATGGGCGCTATTGAATTTTCATCTAAAAATAGATTTGAATTTGCAAAAGAATTGATTAAATATTTTGCTTATCAAAGAGAAAATGACAATATTGGTTTAGTAGCTTTTGCAAAAGAGGCTTCCTTAATAGTTCCACTTACAATTGATAGAGATTTTTTTTCTAGGAAGTTAGATGATATTTATATTATGGATCTTGGAAATGGTTCTGCTTTGGGACTTGGGGTTTCCATTGCTCTCTCTCATTTAAAGCATTCTGAAGCACCTAAGAGATCAGTGATTGTTTTAACAGATGGTGTAGTGAATTCAGATGAAGTTTATAAGGATCAGGTAATAAATCTTGCTCAAGGATTAAATGTTAAAATTTATTCTATTGGAATTGGTAGCGGTGAAGAGCTTAGTGTTGGGTTTAAATTGAGATCTGGCAAGTTTTATCAAGGTACCTTAAGAGAGGTTTATGATCCTAGTATGCTTCTTGAGATTGCAAGTAAGACAGGAGGGCTTTTTTATTCTGTAAGTGATGATTTTTCATTTAAACTTGCAATCCAGGATTTTTCGAAAAAGGAAAATGTGGAGAGAAAGGTTAGAATTACGGTAGATAATGATGATGTTTATAATGAATTTCTATTGATAATATTTTGTTTATTAATTCTTTATTTTATTTTTTCTAAAGTCTTTTTAAAAGAGGTGTTATGA
- a CDS encoding SH3 domain-containing protein, producing MGNERRRKNCIFTRRLVIFLVLFFINFKIYSLSGTDYLVSTKVLQGSKVVHVIRLNLPQDIDEESLKFKISKDINENTEIASISKVPDGDNLVTEIKIEYDFDKPGFVKIPPLKVTYHDEVYLSSEFEVVILRKDEFQSFGLPVKLYWDFDREEIYEYQSVGFVLRSNWLVNNSLKSIASSFSAVKDAMIDRTPIFENIKYRTFNSKEILDVPLYNFILTPLRGSKGVVIPSVSFNIGENIARMSPGISLKVKPIPDEVKSLAVGTFKIDYEFPNSTLINQDTFTILIKITGQGNLPHIRFPEIETYNSKVIYNKKNYNFEPSKYGYKGSISKIYTLKPDHKGSLFLNIGDFTYLDPDDGKVYKLEGKRLKYEYSGEFKKSNDSRQELFSDLSLLSYHDILKYKNKTFLFFVPAYYLILIPGILFSLAIFIKYKKFFIASGCGLVILILTLAVSLNAINDGSLSEDNINDLIEDYKSKNYDDALNKVDNILKKNPSYSGLWLNRALILSKMDRYFDAIYSAYKSFFASPSNDTFYKVIDFIETKNGINENIRNNSFTLSNIFFIISLILINVLVVIISYKFYAKNLKKIILFLLLSVTCFTLFQTYYFYVDQQSEIGIIRGDLVSLYKVPDNFSRSWRFLKGNISVYVLNRKDDFVLIQTNHGLQGWVHKNFIVSVKDNLI from the coding sequence ATGGGTAACGAGCGTAGAAGAAAAAACTGTATCTTCACGAGAAGATTGGTAATATTTTTAGTTTTGTTTTTTATAAATTTTAAAATTTATTCTTTGTCTGGTACCGATTATTTGGTATCAACTAAGGTGCTTCAAGGTTCTAAGGTTGTTCACGTTATTAGATTAAATCTACCTCAAGATATTGATGAAGAGTCATTAAAGTTTAAAATAAGTAAAGATATAAATGAAAACACTGAGATTGCCTCAATATCTAAGGTGCCAGATGGAGATAATTTAGTTACAGAAATAAAGATTGAATATGATTTTGATAAACCGGGATTTGTTAAGATTCCTCCATTAAAAGTGACTTATCATGATGAAGTTTATTTAAGTTCAGAGTTTGAAGTGGTTATTTTAAGAAAAGATGAGTTTCAGTCCTTTGGTTTGCCAGTCAAATTATATTGGGATTTTGATAGAGAAGAAATTTATGAGTATCAGAGTGTTGGATTTGTTTTGCGTTCCAATTGGCTTGTGAATAACAGTTTGAAGTCTATTGCTAGTTCTTTTAGCGCTGTTAAAGATGCAATGATTGATAGGACCCCTATATTTGAAAATATTAAGTATAGGACTTTTAATAGTAAAGAGATCTTGGATGTACCTCTTTATAATTTTATTTTAACTCCTCTTAGAGGCTCAAAAGGAGTTGTTATTCCCAGTGTTTCTTTTAATATAGGTGAAAATATTGCCCGTATGAGTCCTGGTATTTCTTTGAAAGTTAAACCAATACCTGATGAGGTTAAGTCTTTAGCCGTTGGGACTTTTAAAATTGACTATGAATTTCCCAATTCAACTTTAATTAATCAAGATACTTTTACTATTTTAATAAAAATTACAGGACAAGGAAATCTGCCACATATCCGTTTCCCAGAAATTGAGACTTATAACTCTAAAGTTATTTATAATAAAAAAAATTATAATTTTGAACCTTCAAAATATGGGTATAAGGGTAGCATATCTAAGATATATACTCTTAAGCCAGATCATAAGGGTAGTTTATTCTTAAATATTGGTGATTTTACTTATTTAGATCCTGATGATGGAAAGGTTTATAAACTTGAGGGTAAACGACTTAAATATGAATATTCTGGAGAATTTAAAAAGAGTAATGATTCTCGTCAAGAGTTATTCTCAGATTTGAGTTTGCTTTCGTACCATGATATTTTAAAGTATAAGAATAAAACTTTTTTATTCTTTGTGCCTGCTTATTACTTAATTTTGATACCAGGAATTTTATTCTCTTTAGCTATTTTTATTAAATATAAAAAATTCTTTATTGCATCAGGTTGTGGGCTTGTTATTTTAATATTAACCCTTGCTGTTAGTCTTAATGCTATAAACGATGGTTCTTTGTCAGAGGACAATATAAATGATTTGATTGAGGATTATAAATCAAAAAATTATGATGATGCTCTTAATAAAGTTGATAATATTCTTAAAAAGAATCCAAGTTACTCAGGACTGTGGTTAAATAGAGCTCTTATTTTAAGTAAAATGGATAGATATTTTGATGCAATTTATTCGGCTTATAAATCGTTTTTTGCATCACCAAGTAATGATACCTTTTACAAGGTGATTGATTTTATTGAGACTAAGAATGGAATTAATGAGAATATTCGAAACAATAGTTTCACTTTGTCTAATATTTTCTTTATTATTAGTTTAATTTTAATAAATGTTTTAGTAGTGATTATTTCTTATAAATTTTATGCAAAAAACTTAAAGAAAATTATTTTATTCTTGCTTTTATCTGTAACGTGTTTTACATTGTTTCAAACATATTACTTTTATGTTGATCAGCAATCTGAAATTGGAATTATTAGAGGGGATCTAGTTTCTCTTTATAAAGTTCCTGATAATTTTTCAAGAAGCTGGCGATTTTTAAAAGGAAATATAAGTGTTTACGTACTTAATAGAAAAGATGACTTTGTTCTTATTCAAACAAATCATGGACTTCAGGGATGGGTTCATAAAAACTTTATTGTTTCTGTTAAAGATAATTTGATATAA
- a CDS encoding VWA domain-containing protein, with protein MSIGNYYAFYLFIILFLVLFVYVYNFRKSLPFFKTLSLMYVNNAYIKNYYIKKILMIFFFILSLVSLIVSILDISWGQKATEDERANLRISFVFDISRSMLTFDEGKSINRLESAKNFISLVLNNFENAECSLTIFKGKSLLVLPFSKDKASLHKILNYIEPGLISSPGSFLGEGVFSAIRGIKDNSYYNFLIILTDGDEWGENNYYSFPNLVDAFNVTSFVVGIGSNKPSPLIDNNLSVKDKDGNIVKSMLNEDNLYLLTSSLKGSYYNLYLKGTNYVINEIRNDMMKKSSSDILLIGILRYKIFLAISFLFIVLYVFVKVIKWDETF; from the coding sequence ATGAGCATAGGCAATTATTATGCTTTTTACTTGTTTATAATTTTATTTTTAGTTCTTTTTGTATATGTTTATAATTTTAGAAAATCACTTCCATTTTTTAAAACTTTAAGTCTTATGTATGTTAATAATGCTTATATTAAAAATTATTATATAAAGAAAATTCTTATGATTTTCTTTTTTATATTGAGTTTAGTTTCTTTAATTGTTTCTATCTTGGATATTTCTTGGGGGCAAAAAGCTACTGAGGATGAGAGAGCAAATCTAAGGATATCTTTTGTTTTTGATATTTCTCGTAGTATGTTAACCTTTGATGAGGGCAAATCGATTAACAGACTTGAGAGTGCTAAGAATTTTATTAGTTTGGTTTTAAATAATTTTGAGAATGCTGAGTGTTCGCTTACTATTTTTAAAGGTAAGTCTTTGTTAGTGTTGCCATTTTCTAAGGATAAAGCTAGCTTGCATAAGATATTAAATTATATTGAGCCTGGGTTAATAAGTTCTCCTGGCAGCTTTTTAGGTGAGGGAGTTTTTAGTGCCATACGGGGGATAAAAGATAATTCTTATTATAATTTTTTGATAATTTTGACAGATGGAGATGAATGGGGCGAGAATAATTATTATAGTTTTCCTAATTTAGTTGATGCATTTAATGTTACAAGCTTTGTAGTTGGGATTGGAAGTAATAAGCCATCTCCTTTGATTGATAATAATTTAAGCGTTAAAGATAAAGACGGCAATATAGTAAAATCCATGCTTAATGAGGATAATTTGTATCTTCTAACGTCTTCTCTTAAGGGTTCTTATTATAATTTATATTTGAAAGGAACTAATTATGTTATTAATGAGATAAGGAATGATATGATGAAAAAAAGTTCAAGTGATATCTTGCTTATTGGTATTCTAAGATATAAGATTTTCTTAGCCATTTCTTTTTTATTTATAGTATTGTATGTATTTGTTAAGGTTATCAAATGGGACGAAACTTTTTAA
- a CDS encoding DUF58 domain-containing protein — protein sequence MQYSNESNASTKTKIKALKFFSRKMLLELNFGGYRSIFKGLGLEFHEFRPYEETDDARLIDWNVSSKTDSIFSKVFKEDKGMNLHLLVDNSLSMSLGSLVNKKEIQDLLVSIFAHMAFFNNDKIGITFFSSETDKFISSRKGHSHLGRILNETINRQLKRGSNLTYVFKNTAEYYKKRSLIIIISDFKANDYFKSLTVLSKRHNIIAIRLTDFFDENLPQYGVLTYEDIETCEDFLASGFSKTILNSYKNYWTLDKIKWRKECIKRGINFIEISTKDDVFRKLKALLKKENSI from the coding sequence ATGCAATATAGTAATGAATCAAATGCTAGCACTAAAACTAAAATAAAAGCTTTAAAATTTTTCTCCAGAAAAATGCTCTTGGAGCTTAATTTTGGTGGATATCGTTCTATTTTTAAGGGGCTTGGCCTTGAATTTCATGAGTTTAGACCGTATGAGGAGACGGATGATGCTAGATTAATTGATTGGAACGTTAGCTCAAAGACGGATAGCATATTTTCAAAGGTTTTTAAGGAAGATAAGGGAATGAATCTTCATCTGCTCGTTGATAATTCTCTTTCAATGAGTCTGGGAAGCTTGGTTAATAAAAAAGAAATTCAGGATTTGTTAGTTTCTATTTTTGCTCATATGGCATTTTTTAATAATGATAAGATAGGTATAACTTTTTTTTCAAGTGAGACGGATAAGTTTATTTCATCTAGAAAGGGACATTCGCATTTAGGACGAATTTTAAATGAGACAATAAATAGGCAGCTTAAAAGGGGGAGTAATTTAACTTATGTGTTTAAAAATACAGCCGAATATTATAAGAAAAGATCTTTAATTATTATTATTTCGGATTTTAAGGCCAATGATTATTTTAAATCTTTAACCGTTCTTAGTAAACGTCATAATATTATTGCAATAAGACTTACAGATTTTTTTGATGAAAATCTTCCTCAATATGGAGTTTTAACCTATGAAGATATTGAAACTTGTGAGGATTTTTTGGCTTCAGGATTTAGTAAAACGATATTGAATAGTTATAAAAATTATTGGACACTAGATAAAATCAAATGGAGAAAAGAATGCATAAAGAGAGGTATTAATTTTATAGAAATTAGTACGAAAGATGATGTTTTTAGGAAATTAAAAGCTCTTTTAAAAAAGGAGAATAGTATTTGA
- a CDS encoding AAA family ATPase: MKSSFQIDSEVENALSLINKFRREVASRILGQREMIDAILMGILTEGHVLLEGVPGLAKTLTIQTVSDVLDLGFKRVQFTPDLLPSDLTGNMVYKSTTGTFKVRKGPVFSNIILADEINRAPAKVQSALLEAMSERQVTLGDETHKLPDPFFVLATQNPIEQEGTYNLPEAQLDRFLLKVNVKYPSIQDEIKLLKIFSVDGGLENIKVAKVMNAYSLADLKRIVGKVKVDDKIMLYIVTLIAASRENDKKTYPFAKYIEFGASPRASLSLLKCARVNALYEGRLFVLPEDVKAVAYNVLRHRITPSYEAEVEEMNTDDIIKILLSAVALP; encoded by the coding sequence ATGAAAAGTAGTTTTCAAATAGATTCTGAAGTAGAGAATGCATTAAGTTTAATAAATAAGTTTAGAAGAGAAGTTGCAAGTAGGATTCTTGGTCAAAGAGAAATGATAGATGCTATTTTGATGGGAATTTTAACTGAAGGACATGTCTTGCTTGAAGGTGTACCAGGACTTGCCAAAACATTGACGATTCAAACAGTTTCAGATGTTCTTGATCTTGGATTTAAGAGAGTGCAATTTACCCCAGATCTTTTGCCTTCTGATCTTACGGGTAACATGGTATATAAGAGTACGACAGGAACTTTTAAGGTTAGGAAGGGGCCTGTATTTTCAAATATTATTTTAGCAGATGAAATTAATAGAGCGCCTGCAAAGGTTCAATCAGCACTTCTTGAGGCAATGAGTGAGCGTCAGGTAACTCTTGGTGATGAAACACATAAGCTGCCCGATCCATTCTTTGTTCTTGCAACACAAAATCCAATTGAACAAGAGGGAACTTATAATTTGCCAGAAGCTCAACTTGATAGGTTTTTGTTGAAAGTGAATGTGAAATATCCTTCTATTCAAGATGAAATTAAGCTTCTTAAAATATTTTCAGTTGATGGCGGGCTTGAGAATATTAAGGTTGCAAAGGTAATGAATGCTTATTCTTTAGCAGATCTCAAGCGTATAGTTGGTAAGGTTAAGGTAGATGATAAGATAATGCTTTATATTGTTACTTTAATAGCAGCTTCTCGTGAAAATGACAAAAAAACTTATCCATTTGCTAAATATATTGAATTTGGCGCATCTCCTAGGGCATCACTTAGTTTGCTTAAATGTGCTCGTGTTAATGCTCTTTATGAGGGACGGTTGTTTGTTCTTCCTGAAGATGTTAAGGCTGTGGCTTATAATGTGTTAAGGCATAGAATTACTCCATCTTATGAGGCAGAGGTTGAAGAGATGAATACCGATGATATTATTAAGATACTTCTCTCAGCTGTCGCACTTCCTTAA
- a CDS encoding tetratricopeptide repeat protein, with protein MGRNFLICLLMSLMFTFFLSCSNIRAMSLMAIGNYEYIRGDYQGAISTYYNLVDDKHGAAWGYYNLGIVYYSLGEYESSLRMFSYAKRDNDFFLNFNINYNEGIIYYNQGLYRKAEMAFKEALRINPASYNAKYNLELAIIKKRTIPDDLNNLSVNRSQNFIENNENFLRYIEGLERVLWVTSVEEKTVSSREDW; from the coding sequence ATGGGACGAAACTTTTTAATTTGTTTGTTAATGAGTTTGATGTTTACGTTTTTTTTATCTTGTTCTAATATTAGGGCTATGTCTCTTATGGCCATTGGCAATTATGAGTACATTAGAGGTGATTATCAGGGCGCGATTTCTACTTATTATAATCTTGTAGATGATAAGCATGGTGCTGCGTGGGGTTATTATAATCTTGGAATTGTGTATTATTCTTTAGGAGAGTATGAAAGTTCTCTTCGGATGTTTTCGTATGCAAAAAGAGATAATGATTTTTTTTTGAATTTTAATATAAACTATAATGAGGGAATAATATACTATAATCAAGGACTTTATCGGAAAGCAGAAATGGCATTTAAAGAAGCTTTAAGGATCAATCCTGCAAGTTATAATGCTAAATATAATCTTGAACTTGCAATAATTAAGAAAAGAACGATTCCAGATGATTTAAATAATTTAAGTGTTAATAGAAGTCAAAATTTTATTGAGAATAATGAAAATTTTTTAAGGTATATTGAAGGTCTTGAGAGGGTTTTATGGGTAACGAGCGTAGAAGAAAAAACTGTATCTTCACGAGAAGATTGGTAA